In Lolium rigidum isolate FL_2022 chromosome 3, APGP_CSIRO_Lrig_0.1, whole genome shotgun sequence, the genomic window cccttctctttccccctctcttcttcctcctcctactCACGCATGGCCTCCCTGTCGCCAACGTGTTAGGCCCATGCGATGGACTCACGTGAGCATCAATGTCGTAACTGACATATGGGGTGTCATATAAGAGTTGCCACAATGTGTTTCCCATAAATGATAGTTTGGGTTTCAATTGGTCCGGCACATTACCTTAGTGAGAAGTTGGTCTGTGTCATCATTTTTTTCTATATTTGCAATAAACTAGTACATTTTTTCCATGTAAATGTGAAACTCTAAAAGGAAGATAAAATTACCACCTTTATTTTATGTTGCTTatgttctactccctccatcccaaaatgtaaggtatctaggattagtcaaaagttaacgttcctaagtttgaccaagtttattaaAAAAAATGAACATATAAATtactaaatcaatatcaatagattcaccgtAGAATAAATGTCCTCAGTGTGTACATTAAATATTAAATATTGTGGTTGTTGATGTTTTTCTTTAAAAAATTATCAAAATTGGTAGGATTTTATTTTTGACTAATCTTAGATGGCTTACATTTGGGGACGATTATTTCATTCATGGTAAAGTTCATCTTGCTTTTTCACGCATTTTAGGGCTAGATGTGGCATTTGCTAGGGTGGATGGGCTCCACAGTAAGATTCCATCCCTGGGTACATATTATAATGGTAAAAGAAGACTCAAAAACAACTCCTATGCATCAGAAGATCTCATTGACCGACCCTACAAAAACTTTACCAACTTGCTGCTGCAATTTTTATGTCTTTCTCATTGTTATTGACGAGGTTAGGTTGCCAATGTATGTGCCATAATCTTGCTAAAAGAACAGAGGTCTCATATTGATAGATTTGTGAGAAGAGTGGAGCGATAAGGCATCAATGATGTATCGTCGAACACGTCCATGGACAAATGGACATAATGTCAGCTTTGTGGAGTGATAAATTGATGAATGCTAAAAGACCAAGAGACAATGACAACAAGAATTTATAAATAGATGGTAAGACAAGTCAAGTGGATCCCATAGTCAAATAATATGAGTAAGCCATACTAAGGACACAAAAGTTGGTGACAGTGGAGAGATGGGTGTAAACAACCAAAAATGTGGTATCTGACAATACAGAAAGATAGCATGGGCAACAAGTAACGGGCAGAGATCTGAAACATCAAATATTACACCCTTTACCCAATTTTTTCATAAATGCATAAGTGTTCTTCAACTAAGAAAtacttttatatttttttatagtTTGGTTTGCTTCTATTGCCTTTGACCTAGACTTGACAGTGTAGCAATTTGTTAGCTCGAAATAGTAAAAATTGTTTAGACACTTTAAGAAATAGTTAGATTGTTGGGTACAAGAATAGACTGTGAGTCTAGGTCTATTAAATCATTAAcatacattaaaattaatttgcgGAATAATAAAATGGACATATAAAACAAAATATTAGCCGACACAATCATCTAGGACTCCTAAAATAATTGTTTTTTTACGAAGAATAAACTACTCATAAAAAAAGAACAATACATTTACCAAGTCTATTAAAACTTCATAGTATTTATACTATTTTTTAATACTTGTTTATAAAACACACGGCAGTCTCCAGGAGACTGTTAAAATTACATAGTATTTATACTtaaattttatacttgtttaTAACTCATTTATATCAAACTATATTATTTATTTAAATCTCTCCATTACTTAGTACCATAGTACCATGTATTGATGTAGTTAACTTTCAATTTTGATGTTCTTTCTGGTACAATTGTATATTTTATTACTGGAAAATGCAAATGTTGCGTGCTACATTTAAAACATAATCCTAACAAAAGTCACATGTTTGTTTCCTTCTCAATGCATCGCCTCTTAAACAATCTCCAAATGCATTCCAAAAACAAGATAAATGCACGACCCCATATATTAAACTGAGACACATGCATGGATGATAGTCTACATATATAAGAGAATCCGACATATATAATATGTATGATTGTTCTCATAAATATTTTTATATCCTTACATTACATATGTTACAAATTCTCGTAAATATTTTTAAATCCTTACACTACATATGTTACCAATGATCTTACAAACATCTATTAAATATCTCGATAACAATTTCTATCATATAACCACGTATAAACCATATAGAAAATTCTAGAGTGTATTATGTCATAATGTGGGTATGATGATGTTCTGACGGTGTCGTTGGTATATGTTACTTTATTGGGTTTTTTCAAGAATACCTTATGTTCCTtgggagtggattttgtacacacaCATGGGTGTGAGTGTGTTATGTGCCGTCGATTTATTCCCCGAGATTCCTGCTCACCATGGTAGGTGAAAAAATAGCCCTCTCTCGCTGAATCTCAAACCAAAACAAACGGTGACGAAAACACCCACTCCATGCATATAAGTACAATAGTATTTTCTATATGTTTCTTACATGTTGTACTGAGTTTGAGTGACATGGTATTGAGTTAATATCTCTCATAGTAATCATTGAGATATGAGAGATATTAACCCAATAATGTCTAcacgctcgccgtcgtactctgcTCCCACATCGACGCTGCCCCTCCTGAGCATGTCCCTGACGAAGTCTACAGCGCGTGCAGTCCGTCTCCCTTACAAAAATAACCTTTTTTCACCTTGCAAAAATAGCAATGTCAAACAGATAAAGCCCGCAACAACTAATTAACTTACACTACTTCCCCTAAATAAAAATAACTTAGACTACTTCCTatcctaaaaattaaaaaatctaaCGAAAAGGGAAGATAGAGCAGAATATGTTTTATTTAGCAGAGATAGAGTATGTATTTGAGCTGATAGTCAGCGACGATAGTCAGCGACGATTACTGATTAGTTACGTGGACACGGGCCCTGGCCCCCGAGGCCCGTGCCCCGCCCGCCGAGGCCCGGGTGCCAGCCAACAGCATATGATTGGAGGACGCCAATAATACCCTTCTCTTCTCTTTCCcctcccttcttcctcctcctactCGCGGCCTCCCTgtcgccccgccccgccccatCCATCCAGATAAAGCAACAAGCGCGCgcggccatctccaccaccaaatcctcctccgcctcgagATCCCGTCGCCCCTGCCACCCACCGCCTCCCCGCCACCATCCACCTCTTCGTCGAGgagcgcgcgcgcggccgccatGGGGTTCTGGGAGGCCTTCCTCAACTGGCTCCGCAGGTATGGTGGCTCTACAAGCATACGCCCCGGGCGGGCGGGTTCAGGTTCTCGAGTTTGACGCCCTGGGCATTGCGGGGCGGGCGAGGGGCCCGGAGATCTGGGGATCCCGGGCTGGTCTAGGATTAGCAGCCTGCTGGATCGGGTGCTTGCTGCGGCAGGTAGAGCGGTATAATCTCCCCGTATATTTCGCGTATGGTTAGCACGTTGCTGCGATGGTAGGTTGGCAGGGAACTTTGACCTCTATGAATGTGATGCTGGTTAACAGCAGCATGTTGTTATCCGAGTATTTTAACCTAATCCCCGTAGTCATAAGGAAAATCTGTTCCTCTGGTTGTTTTACGTGAGCAGCGTTCGGATTATGGAGTTTGGTATCTTCATATGGCTGCAAATTCTCGCGACCCGTCGACTACACATGGCGGTCACGTTACTGATTCAGCATGTCGATCGGAGTATTTCCTGAACACGCTTGCCCATCGATATGAGAGACGAAGGGGCACAGAATTGGTCCCTATTATTTTTTAAAGGGGTCAATTTGTTCCATTCTAATATTGCGCAGAATGCGGAATCGTGCTTGGCATTTCCTCATGATCAGGGCATGGTCGGTATTTTTTATGGTTATCCTACTTTATCGCGGACTCTATCCTGTCCAGAGGAGAAAAAACCATTTCTGATATGCATAATTTGGCCAGACCATACATGCTCTGACACGTGGTGAATTATGTCCGTTAGACCGTTACGTTCTAATGAACTTGCCATTCCGGTCATTCTATTCTTAGCAACCTGGTTCCCACTTGTAAGTGACACGTGGTAGATTCTGTCGGTTTTGTTGTTACGCCGACTAAGATAGAGCTACCACACGTGGCAAGCAATGACTCGTCGTCGTGGTAATTTCCAAACGCGTAGTTTGTGATGATTTGTCGGTTCATGCTTATCTTCATTAAATTTGCCGACGGTAGAATTTGCCCAAGGTCAGCGGTGCTTTTCTTGAAATTCAATCATTGGGATGGAAAAGAGTTGCCAGTAGGCTGTATAGGCTATGATTTATTTCAGTTCTACCTACCAGACAGGCAGGCTTTGCTTTGATATGCATATAAATAAGGGGCTTGGATCTAAAGGATGTCTTCCACATGTATCGTGGACTCTATCTTGTCTAGAGGAGAAAAAACCATTTCTGATATGCATAAATTTGGCCGGACCATACATGCTCTGACACGTGCTGAATTATGTCCGTTAAGTCGAAACTAACTTGCCGTTCCGGTCATTCAATTCTTAGCAACCTGGTTCCCACTTGTAAGTGACACGTGGTAGATTATGTCCGTTTTGTCGTTATGCTGACTAAGATAGAGCTACCACACGTGGCAAGTAATGACTTGTCGTTGTGATAATTCCCAAACGCGTAGTTTGTGATGATTTGTCGGTTCATGCTTATCTTCATTAAATTTTCCGACGGTAGATTTTGCCCAAGGTCAGCAATGCTATTCTTGAAATCCAATCAGGATGGAAAAGAGTTGCCAGCAGGCTGTATAGGCTATGATTTATTTCATTTCTACCTACCAGCCGGCAGGCTTTGCTTTGATATGCATATAAATAAGGGGCTTGGATCTAAAGGATGTCTTGCACACGTATCATTAAGTGCTGGAGCACAATTTTGACTTGTGTACCTAGAAAGGAATGGACATACATGATTATTTACTCATTCTTCATCGGAGTTTGATTCAAGTATTTACAATTTTTTGTCTACAGCCTCTTTTTCAAGCAAGAGATGGAGCTTTCCTTGATTGGGCTCCAAAATGCTGGGAAAACTTCGCTTGTGAATGTCATTGCTGTAAGTTTGATGCTTTCTTGCCATTCCCTTACTTGAGTTGTGCTGATTGATCATGAACATCTGTTCTGCAGACAGGAGGCTTTAGTGAGGACATGATTCCTACAGTAGGATTCAATATGAGAAAGGTGACCAAAGGAAATGTCACAATCAAattgtgggatcttggaggacaaCCAAGGTTCCGGAGCATGTGGGAGAGATACTGCCGTGCAGTTTCTGCAATTGTGTATGTTTCTTTGGTTCCTTATATTCCTAATTTGTGTCAAGAAATGCACTGCCTTGTTACTGACCAGCTGTCATGCTTAGCTGTTGTTTGTTGCACATGCATTCTATTTTATTAAAAAATGTTTCGTTGTAAATTATTATGCGAATTTATTGAACACTGCTAAATACACAGCTGAATTATGTTGAATTTACTCAATAGAAATATTTGGTCAATTTAATCAGTACACATTGTAGAACCAAAATATTTTGCATTGACATTTTATTGGCATCTGCTTCCTGTAAAGTTGATTCAAAACAGTTTGGGTACCTCAAGGCACAGATCATTCGTTCTCAGTTGTAATAAGAGTATATAAAGACTACTTTAAGGTTCTTTTAATCTACCTTCGTTGTCCTTAATTCTTTTGGTGTCATGTCTAAATGCGGGTTTGTCTTGTGTCACATTATTATTACCGATTAGGCCATTCATTTTAGAAAACACTGATGGCTTGTTTATTTTTCCTGACCTTCTCAATTTGCTTAGTTAATATATGTGCTAAAGCTTGTGCTAGCTGCGGTCTACTATTTTGATTCATTCCCACTTGATGTCATTGATAGATAACTATTTTACCTGGTAGCTCTATCATTAGTTTTTGTTGAAGGTCTACTGTATACGTAATAAACTACGGAAATTTGATGTTGATTTTCTAAACAATTGCATCTACAGGTATGTTGTTGATGCAGCAGATCGTGAGAACATGGCTATTGCCAAAAGTGAGCTCCATGACCTGCTGAGCAAGCCATCTTTGACTGGTATCCCTTTACTGGTCATTGGCAACAAAACTGACAAGCCTGAAGCTTTCCCCAAGCAAAGTTTCACAGAAGTGATGTAAGTACACACAGAAGCTACTACGGATTGATACAAATTACTCATCAATGAATACTATCTGATGATTCATATGCTCTTTTTTCAGGGGCCTGAAGGCAATGACTGACCGAGAAGTGGCCTgc contains:
- the LOC124701619 gene encoding ADP-ribosylation factor-like protein 8a, with the translated sequence MGFWEAFLNWLRSLFFKQEMELSLIGLQNAGKTSLVNVIATGGFSEDMIPTVGFNMRKVTKGNVTIKLWDLGGQPRFRSMWERYCRAVSAIVYVVDAADRENMAIAKSELHDLLSKPSLTGIPLLVIGNKTDKPEAFPKQSFTEVMGLKAMTDREVACFMISCKNSTNIDSVIDWLIKHSKKKN